In the Solanum pennellii chromosome 5, SPENNV200 genome, one interval contains:
- the LOC107018877 gene encoding uncharacterized protein LOC107018877 yields the protein MDDVDIELDELELVAAAAGYHYYNCIARQPSHGSTPKGSGFLTELLSADNDVCREMLRMDKHVFHKLCNILRERAMLRDTAGVMIEEQLAIFLNIVGHNERNRVIQERYQHSGETISRHFNNVLRALKSLSREFLQLPPVSTPLQILESNRFYPYFEDCIGVIDGMRIPAHVPAKDQSRFRNRKGILTQNVLAACTLDLQFIFVYPGWEGSATDSRVLRAVLDDPDQNFPPIPEGKYYLVDTGYVNMNGFIAPFPGIRYHLPEYRGANLLPRNANELFNHRHASLRNAIQKSFDVLKTRFPILKLAPQYAFHTQRDIVIAACVIHNHIRREDKSDWLFKDIEGRYVEELPDLDDNPDPHLAFQIQEQSASALRDSITAAMWNDFINKWDEW from the exons ATGGATGATGTCGACATAGAATTGGATGAACTGGAATTagttgctgctgctgctggtTACCACTATTATAATTGTATAGCTAGGCAGCCTTCTCATGGTTCAACTCCTAAAGGGTCTGGGTTCTTGACCGAACTGCTCAGTGCCGACAATGATGTGTGTCGGGAAATGTTAAGGATGGATAAACATGTTTTTCACAAGCTATGTAACATCCTTCGAGAAAGAGCCATGCTACGTGACACAGCTGGTGTTATGATAGAGGAGCAATTGGCAATATTTTTGAACATTGTTGGCCACAATGAACGCAACAGGGTAATACAAGAGCGTTATCAGCACTCTGGTGAAACAATAAGCAGGCATTTTAATAATGTATTGAGGGCACTTAAGTCGTTATCGCGCGAGTTCCTTCAACTTCCTCCAGTCAGTACTCCTCTCCAGATCCTTGAAAGTAACAGATTCTACCCGTATTTTGAG GATTGCATTGGTGTCATCGATGGCATGCGTATCCCTGCTCATGTGCCAGCCAAGGATCAATCTCGTTTTCGTAATAGGAAGGGTATTTTGACCCAAAATGTATTGGCAGCGTGCACATTGGATCTCCAATTTATATTTGTCTACCCTGGCTGGGAAGGCTCAGCTACAGATTCACGGGTACTGAGAGCAGTTCTAGATGATCCTGATCAAAACTTCCCTCCAATTCCTGAAG GGAAATATTATCTTGTTGATACAGGTTATGTTAATATGAATGGATTTATTGCTCCATTTCCAGGAATTCGATATCATCTTCCTGAATATCGGGGTGCTAATCTATTACCTAGAAATGCAAACGAGTTATTTAACCACCGGCATGCATCACTTAGAAATGCCATTCAGAAATCTTTTGATGTGCTGAAAACAAGATTTCCAATCCTCAAACTTGCTCCTCAATATGCTTTTCATACACAGAGGGACATTGTTATAGCTGCATGTGTTATTCACAATCACATCCGGCGTGAGGATAAGAGTGACTGGTTGTTTAAAGACATTGAAGGAAGATATGTAGAAGAGTTGCCTGATTTAGATGACAATCCTGATCCACACTTGGCTTTTCAGATACAAGAACAGAGTGCCTCTGCATTGAGAGATTCCATTACAGCAGCAATGTGGAATGACTTCATCAATAAATGGGATGAGTGGTGA